A portion of the Parasedimentitalea marina genome contains these proteins:
- a CDS encoding BamA/TamA family outer membrane protein, with protein MIAQFLLSILSDAFHAMRLTIPHYVRAHAITVAILCGLGPQTVQAAGPDEVHRQMDHIETAGGDSGFGFSNGSVIVAPVPFSNPTIGSGLALGAGYLFKIDPGSKTSVIGLGAMRSDNGSQAAGLMTNLAFDNNRWLLNLFAGKADVRYDLYTSLGPIPIHQDGQLARFNLAYGVTEDLSFGGVIRYLNTSIAVDGTSFPSLPPQYSPDLNLEIITAGFSADWDRRDNSDYPTDGSRLTAEATRSFFVDTGRASYDKANIKYDTYRPLAADSTLAFRGVFCAATDETPFFDQCSIGATDNMRGFNSTQFLDLRSTSFQAEYRRRFGPRWGAVAFGGIGWTGAKLSEFGDGGSHSAIGLGARYRVSKKFPIDFSVDISHSNLGDDQIYIYVGQRF; from the coding sequence ATGATTGCTCAATTTCTACTATCAATCCTGTCAGACGCGTTTCATGCGATGCGTCTGACCATTCCACACTATGTCCGTGCTCATGCGATCACAGTGGCCATATTGTGCGGTCTGGGCCCACAGACAGTGCAGGCTGCCGGACCTGATGAGGTTCATCGTCAAATGGATCACATTGAAACCGCCGGAGGCGACAGTGGATTTGGCTTCAGCAACGGTTCTGTGATTGTCGCACCGGTCCCATTTTCCAATCCAACAATCGGCTCGGGCCTGGCTCTTGGGGCCGGGTATTTGTTCAAAATTGATCCCGGCTCAAAAACCTCAGTCATCGGACTGGGCGCAATGCGATCAGACAACGGCAGCCAGGCAGCTGGATTGATGACCAACCTGGCCTTTGACAACAACCGTTGGCTGCTGAATCTTTTTGCCGGCAAAGCGGATGTCAGATATGATCTGTACACCTCCCTTGGCCCTATTCCAATTCACCAGGATGGCCAACTTGCCCGTTTCAACCTGGCTTATGGCGTCACCGAGGATCTTTCGTTTGGTGGTGTAATCCGGTACCTGAACACGTCTATTGCTGTCGATGGCACCAGTTTCCCTTCACTGCCTCCGCAGTATTCTCCGGATCTCAACCTGGAAATCATCACCGCGGGTTTCAGCGCCGATTGGGATCGCCGTGACAACAGTGACTACCCAACTGACGGTTCACGGCTGACAGCCGAGGCCACCCGCAGCTTCTTCGTCGATACCGGCAGAGCCAGCTACGACAAGGCCAATATAAAATATGACACCTATCGACCGCTTGCAGCGGACAGCACTCTGGCCTTTCGGGGGGTGTTTTGCGCCGCAACCGATGAAACTCCTTTCTTTGACCAATGCTCGATCGGCGCCACTGATAATATGCGGGGATTCAACTCCACTCAGTTCCTCGACCTGCGTTCGACATCGTTTCAGGCAGAGTACCGACGGCGATTTGGACCACGGTGGGGCGCTGTTGCCTTTGGCGGCATCGGCTGGACCGGCGCAAAACTTTCCGAATTTGGTGACGGTGGAAGCCACAGTGCCATCGGATTGGGTGCGAGGTATCGCGTGTCCAAGAAGTTCCCGATCGATTTTTCGGTTGATATTAGCCACAGTAATCTGGGTGACGACCAAATCTACATCTATGTCGGACAGCGGTTCTGA
- a CDS encoding colicin transporter: MSQIEELQSRITAAMDRIGTGLGALEAAKDEAAQNDLTQALEDERLANAQLEERLKTLKAQLADVPAPVDTSGDLEALQAEVELLRNEVGNTVEKDALKEEVARLTSELEAAGNTAAMQAEGKASLEAEVAEVRAEVTALQDQIATAADGGGDETPTAELTAEVDSLKAQLEAAQGALDEAQAASGQPELAPASDNSEELERQNGMLVQLDTDLQQLRHANESLRSANTALREANAAGVGDAGLINSALEAEIEGLRAAQASDQAQVNVVLAKLEPLLAQAQNLPEGEEV, translated from the coding sequence ATGAGTCAAATCGAGGAACTGCAAAGCCGTATAACGGCCGCGATGGACAGAATCGGGACCGGATTGGGCGCACTGGAGGCGGCCAAGGACGAAGCTGCACAAAACGATTTGACACAGGCACTGGAAGACGAACGGCTTGCCAATGCCCAACTTGAAGAGCGCCTGAAAACTCTGAAAGCGCAATTGGCCGATGTCCCGGCGCCAGTGGATACTTCAGGTGACCTCGAGGCCCTGCAGGCCGAGGTAGAGTTGCTGCGCAATGAAGTTGGCAATACTGTTGAAAAAGATGCTTTGAAAGAGGAGGTTGCCCGTCTGACGTCTGAATTGGAAGCGGCGGGTAACACGGCAGCAATGCAGGCCGAGGGCAAGGCGTCGCTTGAGGCTGAGGTCGCCGAAGTAAGGGCGGAGGTTACTGCCTTGCAGGACCAGATTGCCACGGCTGCGGATGGCGGTGGTGATGAAACCCCGACCGCTGAGCTGACTGCCGAAGTCGATAGCTTGAAGGCGCAGCTGGAAGCCGCTCAGGGCGCATTGGACGAGGCACAGGCTGCATCTGGCCAACCCGAGCTGGCACCTGCGTCGGACAACAGTGAAGAACTTGAGCGTCAAAATGGTATGCTCGTTCAGCTGGACACGGATCTGCAGCAATTGCGTCATGCCAACGAAAGCCTGCGCAGCGCCAATACAGCCCTGCGCGAGGCCAATGCCGCTGGGGTTGGCGATGCAGGTTTGATCAATTCTGCGCTGGAAGCGGAAATTGAAGGTCTGCGCGCAGCTCAGGCCAGCGATCAGGCGCAGGTGAATGTGGTTCTGGCCAAGCTTGAACCCTTACTGGCGCAAGCGCAAAATCTACCAGAAGGGGAGGAAGTCTGA
- the purL gene encoding phosphoribosylformylglycinamidine synthase subunit PurL produces the protein MQEPAITSELIESHGLSPDEYERILDIMGREPTYTELGIFSAMWNEHCSYKSSKKWLRTLPTEGPQVICGPGENAGIVDIGDGQCVVFKMESHNHPSYIEPYQGAATGVGGILRDVFTMGARPIASMNSLSFGEPSHHKTTQLVNGVVAGVGGYGNCFGVPCVGGEVRFHPAYNGNCLVNAFAAGLADSDKIFYSAASGIGMPVVYLGAKTGRDGVGGATMASAEFDDTIEDKRPTVQVGDPFTEKRLMEATLELMATGAVISIQDMGAAGLTCSAVEMGDKGKLGVKLNLEDVPQREENMTAYEMMLSESQERMLMVLNPELEAEARAVFVKWDLDFAIVGETIAEDRFLILHNGEIKADLPLTTLAGSAPEYDRPWVPTPAAEPLTDADVPTIDPIDGLKGLISSPNYAGKQWVYEQYDTTVMGDTARRPGAGSGLIRVHGTDKMLAFTSDVTPRYVKANPVEGGKQAVAEAYRNLTAVGAKPLATTDNLNFGNPEKPEIMGQFVGALQGIGAAVAALDMPIVSGNVSLYNETDGEGILPTPTIGAVGLIAAGEEPIIGEARDGHVALLVGETLGHLGQSALLAEVFNREDGDAPAVDLDAEQRNGNFIRDNRDYIKACTDLADGGLALAAFEMAEEAGVGVQIDAGDTPTLFGEDQARYLVACNFDQAEALMLAAGQSGVTLTTVGHFSGDTVKIGGSEAPLADLAALYRGSFAAAVA, from the coding sequence ATGCAGGAACCAGCCATCACATCCGAACTGATTGAAAGCCACGGACTGAGCCCAGACGAATACGAGCGCATCCTGGACATCATGGGCCGCGAGCCGACCTATACTGAGCTGGGGATCTTCTCAGCCATGTGGAACGAGCACTGTTCCTACAAGTCGTCCAAGAAATGGCTGCGCACCTTGCCCACCGAGGGCCCCCAAGTGATTTGCGGGCCCGGCGAAAACGCAGGCATCGTGGACATCGGCGATGGTCAGTGTGTGGTGTTCAAAATGGAAAGCCACAATCACCCCAGCTATATCGAGCCTTACCAGGGTGCGGCGACCGGCGTTGGCGGCATTCTGCGGGATGTATTCACCATGGGTGCGCGCCCAATTGCCTCGATGAACTCGCTGTCCTTTGGCGAACCGTCTCACCACAAGACCACCCAGCTGGTCAACGGCGTGGTCGCAGGTGTTGGCGGCTATGGCAACTGTTTTGGTGTGCCCTGCGTCGGCGGCGAAGTTCGCTTTCACCCGGCCTATAATGGCAACTGCCTGGTTAACGCCTTTGCGGCCGGCCTGGCTGATAGTGACAAGATTTTCTACTCGGCTGCTTCTGGCATTGGCATGCCCGTGGTCTACCTTGGCGCCAAAACCGGTCGCGACGGTGTTGGCGGCGCGACGATGGCTTCGGCTGAGTTTGATGACACCATCGAAGACAAGCGCCCCACCGTTCAGGTCGGTGACCCCTTCACCGAAAAACGCCTGATGGAGGCCACGCTGGAGCTGATGGCCACCGGTGCGGTGATCTCTATCCAGGATATGGGTGCTGCTGGTCTGACCTGCTCGGCAGTGGAAATGGGCGACAAGGGCAAGCTTGGCGTCAAGCTGAACTTGGAAGATGTGCCCCAGCGCGAAGAGAACATGACAGCATATGAGATGATGCTGTCCGAATCTCAAGAACGCATGCTGATGGTTCTCAACCCCGAACTTGAGGCCGAAGCCCGCGCGGTGTTTGTAAAATGGGACCTGGATTTTGCCATCGTTGGTGAAACAATCGCCGAAGACCGGTTCCTGATCTTGCACAACGGTGAGATCAAGGCCGATCTGCCACTGACCACCTTGGCGGGATCGGCACCGGAATATGACCGTCCCTGGGTTCCAACCCCTGCCGCTGAACCACTGACCGACGCCGACGTTCCCACCATTGACCCGATTGACGGGCTCAAAGGTCTGATCAGCTCGCCGAACTACGCGGGTAAACAGTGGGTTTATGAACAATATGACACCACTGTCATGGGCGACACTGCCCGTCGTCCAGGCGCAGGTTCAGGCCTGATCCGGGTGCACGGTACCGATAAAATGCTGGCCTTCACCTCGGACGTGACGCCGCGCTATGTCAAAGCCAACCCGGTTGAAGGCGGCAAACAGGCGGTGGCCGAGGCCTATCGCAATCTGACAGCCGTAGGTGCCAAACCCTTGGCAACCACCGACAACCTGAACTTTGGCAACCCCGAAAAGCCCGAAATCATGGGCCAGTTTGTTGGCGCCCTTCAAGGCATCGGCGCGGCGGTCGCGGCTCTGGACATGCCAATCGTGTCCGGCAACGTCTCGCTCTACAACGAGACCGACGGTGAGGGCATCCTGCCGACACCCACAATCGGTGCAGTTGGCTTGATTGCCGCCGGGGAAGAGCCGATCATTGGCGAAGCCCGCGACGGGCATGTTGCCCTTTTGGTTGGTGAAACCCTGGGCCACCTGGGCCAGTCCGCCCTGCTGGCTGAGGTCTTTAACCGTGAAGACGGAGATGCCCCGGCTGTAGATCTGGACGCTGAACAGCGCAACGGCAACTTCATCCGCGACAACCGGGACTATATCAAGGCCTGTACCGATCTGGCTGACGGCGGTCTCGCACTGGCGGCATTCGAGATGGCCGAAGAGGCCGGTGTCGGGGTGCAAATCGATGCAGGCGATACCCCCACTTTGTTTGGTGAAGATCAGGCGCGCTATCTGGTCGCCTGTAACTTTGACCAGGCCGAAGCGCTGATGTTGGCAGCCGGGCAGTCCGGTGTGACCCTCACCACCGTAGGCCATTTTTCCGGCGATACTGTGAAAATAGGCGGCAGCGAAGCACCTCTGGCCGATCTGGCCGCACTCTACCGCGGCAGTTTTGCTGCTGCAGTCGCCTAG
- the grxD gene encoding Grx4 family monothiol glutaredoxin, translating to MTDAKTRIDETVKANDVVLFMKGTKDMPQCGFSSRVAGVLNYIGIEYTDVNVLADEDIRSGIKDYSDWPTIPQLYIKGEFVGGCDIITEMALSGELDGVFDENAITYDKAAFEKIREANA from the coding sequence ATGACCGACGCAAAGACCCGTATCGACGAAACCGTCAAAGCCAATGACGTGGTATTGTTTATGAAAGGCACCAAGGACATGCCGCAGTGTGGCTTCTCGTCCCGCGTGGCTGGTGTACTGAACTACATCGGCATCGAATACACTGACGTCAATGTGCTGGCCGACGAAGATATCCGCTCGGGCATCAAAGACTACTCCGACTGGCCCACCATTCCACAGCTCTACATCAAGGGCGAATTTGTCGGCGGTTGCGACATCATCACGGAAATGGCCCTCTCGGGTGAGCTGGACGGCGTGTTTGACGAAAACGCCATCACCTATGACAAAGCTGCCTTTGAGAAGATTCGCGAAGCCAACGCTTAA
- a CDS encoding BolA/IbaG family iron-sulfur metabolism protein, with the protein MAMIASDIEALIRESFPNAEIIVMGDDGVHFSAQVIDESFRGKNRVQQQRAVMAALKGKMDGSNGEIHALGLTTKAPE; encoded by the coding sequence ATGGCCATGATAGCCTCAGATATCGAAGCGCTGATCCGCGAAAGCTTTCCCAATGCCGAGATCATCGTGATGGGGGATGACGGTGTGCATTTCTCAGCCCAGGTGATCGACGAAAGCTTTCGGGGCAAAAACCGTGTTCAGCAGCAGCGCGCTGTGATGGCTGCGCTCAAAGGCAAGATGGACGGTTCCAACGGCGAAATCCATGCTTTGGGCCTGACCACCAAAGCACCCGAATAG
- a CDS encoding cell division protein ZapA, producing the protein MPELTIHIGGRAFEVSCQDGEQSYLQSAAKMLDDEAQVLSDQIGRMPEARMLLMAGLLLADKTAAVEDRIKIVEADLAARDAELAELRAAPAPEPERIEVPVVPPQVTDTLAELAARAEAMAAQVEEKVTEG; encoded by the coding sequence ATGCCCGAACTGACCATTCATATCGGCGGTCGTGCTTTTGAAGTCTCCTGTCAGGATGGCGAGCAGAGCTATTTGCAGTCCGCTGCCAAAATGCTGGACGATGAGGCACAGGTGCTATCGGATCAGATCGGTCGGATGCCCGAGGCCCGGATGTTACTGATGGCAGGCCTGTTGCTGGCAGATAAAACTGCAGCGGTCGAGGATCGGATCAAGATCGTCGAGGCCGATTTGGCAGCGCGGGACGCGGAACTGGCCGAATTGCGTGCCGCTCCAGCCCCTGAACCCGAACGTATCGAGGTCCCTGTCGTGCCACCACAAGTGACCGATACGCTGGCTGAACTGGCCGCCCGGGCCGAGGCAATGGCCGCACAGGTCGAAGAAAAAGTGACCGAGGGTTAA
- the tkt gene encoding transketolase, which yields MDLTALRTANPEHWAKAAAIRALTLDAVAAANSGHSGMPMGMADVATVLFEKHLKFDASAPQWPDRDRFILSAGHGSMLIYSLLHLCGDAQVTLDQIKNFRQMGALTAGHPENFLLDAVETTTGPLGQGLANAVGFAMAEEIQRAQYGRKIVDHHTYVMAGDGCLMEGISQEAIGLAGRHNLGKLILFWDNNNITIDGSVELSDRTNQVQRFKASGWQVIEIDGHDPQAIDEAITAAKKSKKPSMIACKTHIALGHAAQDTSKGHGALTDADQMKAAKEAYGWTTGPFEVPADIKSQWEAIGSRGAADRAEWETRFAEVSEQKQNRFNRAYAMDAPKKLSAAVKALKKQISEDKPKVATRKASEMALAVINPIMPETVGGSADLTGSNLTKTGDMGVFDTDNRKGRFVYWGIREHGMAAAMNGMALHGGIRPYSGTFFCFTDYARPSMRLAALSKIPSVFVMTHDSIGVGEDGPTHQPVEHLAICRATPNTYVFRPADAVETAEAWEIALSAKETPSVLSLTRQGLPTVRTEHKLSNLTAKGAYVLADAEAKRQVILIATGSEVAIAMEAKAKLEAMGIGTRVVSMPCMELFASQDETYRRKVLPAGPVRVGIEAAVRAGGWDRWLMGERGQDKKAAFVGMDSFGASAPAGELYEKFGITADATVAKVKDLLG from the coding sequence GTGGACCTGACTGCCCTGCGTACTGCGAACCCCGAACATTGGGCCAAGGCCGCCGCGATCCGCGCCTTGACCCTCGATGCCGTTGCTGCGGCCAATTCGGGCCACTCTGGCATGCCGATGGGCATGGCCGACGTCGCGACCGTCTTGTTTGAAAAGCATCTAAAGTTTGATGCATCTGCCCCACAATGGCCTGACCGCGACCGGTTTATCCTGTCGGCGGGCCACGGCTCGATGCTGATTTACTCGCTGCTGCACCTCTGTGGCGATGCTCAGGTCACCCTGGACCAGATCAAGAATTTCCGCCAAATGGGCGCTCTGACCGCAGGTCACCCTGAGAACTTCCTGCTGGACGCGGTTGAGACCACAACCGGCCCACTGGGTCAGGGTCTGGCCAATGCTGTTGGTTTTGCCATGGCAGAAGAAATCCAGCGCGCTCAGTATGGCCGCAAGATTGTTGACCACCACACCTATGTGATGGCCGGTGACGGTTGCCTGATGGAAGGTATCAGCCAAGAGGCCATCGGCCTGGCCGGACGTCATAACCTGGGTAAGCTGATCCTGTTTTGGGACAACAACAACATCACCATCGACGGCTCGGTCGAACTGTCGGACCGCACCAACCAGGTTCAACGCTTCAAGGCGTCTGGCTGGCAGGTCATCGAAATCGACGGCCACGACCCACAGGCCATCGACGAGGCGATCACCGCCGCTAAAAAATCGAAGAAACCTTCGATGATTGCTTGCAAAACCCATATCGCTTTGGGCCACGCTGCGCAGGACACCTCCAAGGGTCACGGCGCACTGACGGACGCCGACCAGATGAAAGCCGCCAAAGAAGCCTATGGCTGGACAACGGGTCCGTTCGAAGTGCCCGCCGACATCAAGTCCCAGTGGGAAGCTATCGGCAGCCGTGGCGCTGCAGATCGCGCCGAGTGGGAAACTCGCTTTGCTGAAGTTTCCGAGCAAAAACAAAACCGGTTCAACCGCGCCTATGCCATGGACGCGCCGAAAAAGCTGTCAGCCGCGGTCAAAGCCCTGAAAAAGCAGATCAGCGAAGACAAGCCCAAGGTTGCGACCCGTAAGGCATCTGAGATGGCGCTGGCGGTGATCAACCCGATCATGCCGGAAACCGTGGGTGGCTCGGCTGACCTGACCGGCTCCAACCTGACCAAAACAGGCGACATGGGTGTGTTTGACACCGACAACCGCAAGGGTCGTTTTGTTTATTGGGGTATTCGTGAACACGGCATGGCCGCTGCGATGAACGGTATGGCACTGCACGGCGGCATCCGCCCCTACTCGGGCACCTTCTTCTGCTTCACCGATTATGCGCGCCCCTCCATGCGTCTGGCGGCCCTGTCAAAAATCCCATCGGTGTTCGTGATGACCCACGACTCAATTGGTGTTGGCGAAGATGGACCAACACACCAGCCGGTGGAACATTTGGCAATCTGCCGCGCGACGCCGAACACCTATGTGTTCCGTCCCGCTGATGCGGTTGAAACTGCCGAGGCTTGGGAAATTGCCCTGTCTGCCAAGGAAACCCCATCGGTGCTGTCGCTGACCCGTCAGGGCCTGCCGACCGTCCGGACCGAGCACAAGCTGAGCAACCTGACCGCCAAAGGCGCCTATGTTCTGGCTGACGCCGAGGCCAAGCGTCAGGTGATCCTGATCGCCACTGGGTCCGAAGTCGCCATCGCGATGGAGGCCAAGGCCAAGCTGGAAGCGATGGGTATCGGTACCCGCGTTGTCTCTATGCCTTGTATGGAGCTGTTTGCATCGCAGGATGAAACCTACCGTCGCAAGGTTCTGCCTGCAGGTCCGGTCCGTGTTGGCATCGAAGCCGCCGTTCGCGCCGGCGGCTGGGATCGTTGGCTGATGGGCGAGCGTGGCCAAGACAAGAAAGCCGCATTTGTTGGTATGGACAGCTTTGGTGCTTCGGCGCCTGCTGGTGAGCTGTACGAGAAGTTCGGCATTACCGCTGACGCGACTGTGGCAAAGGTCAAAGATCTGCTGGGCTGA